The DNA region TCTATTTCTACAATATATTGGTCGGAAAATCCATGTGTGGCATCATAAGCAGTTGCTGCCGTTTTTCCAATGTTTTTAGCCGCAAGTGCCGGGTTGATGGTATGAAGTTCTATTAACAAAAGCCCAAATTTCTTAACGTAAGGTGACCATTTTTGCAGATGTTCCAAAAGATTATCTTCCACTTTGTTGTTCGGGATTTTGGCTCCCCTGAAGGCAAAAGCCCCGGTAGAGCTACTTACTCTGTCTTTTGAAATATGCCTGGGTTCTTCCCAAATACGGTTATGGTCAAGAAAGGTCCTGACATTGAGTAAATCTTTCAGGTCGATGGCATAATTTTCCATTAAATCCTGCGACAACAGGTCGGGTCTACCGATATCACCCCAAATTACCTTAGCCCAGATATCAGCCTTAATCAGGTTGGCCCGGGTTACTTTCAAGGCCGCTTGATTATAGTCGGCTCCCACAAGAAACAACGGATATTCATCAAGCATTTTTCCTCGTAATGTTTGCCTGTCAATGACTTCAAAAATATGCTGTAAAAAAGCACCGTTTCCGCAGCCCATATCTAAAATTCCCTTAGGCTGTTCTTCAATCGGGCGATTGAAAAGCTGTATGATGATTTCATCTACAATTTTAAAATAAGTATCATGTGCCCCACCGCTTCCCCAAACATTCATTTCGCGGTCAACATGAATTTCATTTTCACCATCGCCTATCATTCGCAATATGTTCGGGTCACCAAAAATCAGCTCTTCAATTTTGGCAAATGTAGGCAGGTATGAAACCGTAACGCCATAAGCACTCGCTCTTTTGGCAAAAAACAGTCCGGTTTCCGTAAATTGATAGTTCCCGTTCTTTTCCCGAAACCAATCCAAATAGGTAAAAAAGTTTAATATTTTTTTAAAGCTTTCGGGGTTCTTATGAAATTCTTCCGGCCTGAAAGAAGTTTCCATAAAATATTTGTGAAACATGCCGTTCATGGCCAACCGCACAATTGTTGGCCCTATGAGGTAGCCTTCAATATGTTTGAGGATTTGTTTCTGTACCTCATTTTCCAGAACATCATCAGAAAAATCAATTCCATAATTAAGCTTAAATTTTTCAAAAATCTGGTCCAATCTCTCAAATGGGGCATCTTCAAAAATTCTCGGATGGAATTGTGTTGAAAATTGCAAAAGGTCAACCGCATCCTGATAAAGAGGTACCATTGAAAATGCTGTTGGTGTTTTATCATTTATAGTAAAATGAATGCCATCCGTAGCATTGTCAATATGATAATCCAGAAAACCCTGCGAGCACAATACGCGCAAACCAACATTCAGGTAACCTTCATTGGCTTTGAATCTGGTTTTTAATTCGGTCAGGTTGGCCTGCCTGTTCTCCAATATATATTCGAGAACTCCCTTATTTTTTAAAGCAATAGCAACAGGAGCGACAGCCAGGCCGTCGAGATGTCTGAAAATAGAACTGCGAAGGTAGGATTTGTCAATCATAGATATTTGAAAAAGCTTCCTCCAAATATACTGTTTTTAGATGGAAATCTGTCTTTTGGCTTCACCTATTGCAAAGGCTACTGAGTTTGCAAGGTTATAGCTCCTTACCAAAGGCGATATAGGAATAGTCAGATGGTTTTCGAATTTATCCAGAACCTCTTTACTTAACCCGACTGATTCTTTTCCAAAAACCAGCCAATCGCCATCCTGAAAAGATTCCTTCAGATATGATTTTTCACTATGGGAACTAAACA from Flavobacterium lindanitolerans includes:
- a CDS encoding class I SAM-dependent methyltransferase, with the protein product MIDKSYLRSSIFRHLDGLAVAPVAIALKNKGVLEYILENRQANLTELKTRFKANEGYLNVGLRVLCSQGFLDYHIDNATDGIHFTINDKTPTAFSMVPLYQDAVDLLQFSTQFHPRIFEDAPFERLDQIFEKFKLNYGIDFSDDVLENEVQKQILKHIEGYLIGPTIVRLAMNGMFHKYFMETSFRPEEFHKNPESFKKILNFFTYLDWFREKNGNYQFTETGLFFAKRASAYGVTVSYLPTFAKIEELIFGDPNILRMIGDGENEIHVDREMNVWGSGGAHDTYFKIVDEIIIQLFNRPIEEQPKGILDMGCGNGAFLQHIFEVIDRQTLRGKMLDEYPLFLVGADYNQAALKVTRANLIKADIWAKVIWGDIGRPDLLSQDLMENYAIDLKDLLNVRTFLDHNRIWEEPRHISKDRVSSSTGAFAFRGAKIPNNKVEDNLLEHLQKWSPYVKKFGLLLIELHTINPALAAKNIGKTAATAYDATHGFSDQYIVEIDVFNKIAAEAGLFPDKAVFRKFPDSDIATVSINLLKGN